One genomic segment of Hordeum vulgare subsp. vulgare chromosome 2H, MorexV3_pseudomolecules_assembly, whole genome shotgun sequence includes these proteins:
- the LOC123429734 gene encoding protein PELPK1-like — MLRKNTMSSLVFLVALLLLCSSISMSSAARHLEEAVPKKEYPPHPIVPELPKPELPPHPVMPELPKPELPHPLVPEVPHPVVPEVPKHELPPHPAMPELPKPELPHPVVPEVAKEPEVPVPHPVVPEMPKHELPPHPAMPELPKPELPHPVVPEVAKEPEVPVPHPVVPEMPKHELPPHLTMPEIPKPELPHPVAEVPKEHELPHPVMPEVPKEHELPHPAIPELPKPEMPHHAVPEVPKEPHVPHPEVPEVPKEHELPHPAVPEVPKHEMPPFPKAELPLPPKPVFHFPEPEAKP; from the coding sequence ATGCTGCGCAAGAACACCATGTCCTCCCTTGTCTTCCTCGTGGCGCTGCTACTCTTGTGCAGCTCCATCTCCATGAGCAGCGCAGCACGACACCTAGAGGAGGCTGTTCCCAAGAAGGAGTATCCACCACATCCGATCGTCCCGGAGCTGCCAAAGCCCGAACTCCCGCCGCACCCCGTCATGCCCGAGCTGCCGAAGCCTGAGCTGCCACACCCTCTCGTCCCCGAAGTGCCACACCCCGTGGTGCCCGAGGTGCCAAAGCACGAACTGCCGCCGCACCCTGCTATGCCCGAGCTCCCGAAGCCTGAACTCCCGCATCCGGTTGTGCCTGAGGTGGCAAAGGAGCCTGAAGTGCCAGTGCCACACCCCGTGGTGCCGGAGATGCCAAAGCACGAGCTGCCACCGCACCCTGCTATGCCCGAGCTCCCGAAGCCTGAACTGCCGCATCCGGTTGTGCCTGAGGTGGCAAAGGAGCCTGAAGTGCCAGTGCCACACCCCGTGGTGCCGGAGATGCCAAAGCACGAGCTGCCACCACACCTTACTATGCCGGAGATCCCGAAGCCTGAGCTGCCGCATCCGGTTGCCGAGGTGCCAAAGGAGCATGAACTACCACACCCCGTCATGCCGGAGGTGCCAAAGGAGCACGAGCTGCCGCACCCTGCCATACCAGAGTTGCCGAAGCCTGAAATGCCACACCATGCCGTGCCAGAGGTGCCAAAGGAGCCCCATGTGCCGCACCCCGAGGTGCCAGAGGTGCCGAAGGAGCACGAGTTGCCGCACCCTGCTGTGCCAGAGGTCCCGAAGCACGAAATGCCGCCGTTTCCCAAAGCCGAGTTGCCCTTGCCCCCGAAGCCCGTGTTCCATTTTCCTGAGCCAGAGGCCAAGCCATGA